One Candidatus Hydrogenedentota bacterium DNA window includes the following coding sequences:
- a CDS encoding serine/threonine protein kinase encodes MTERFPEERATERFDEPRATARFEEAASADAVPRSAPAPGALVPGETVDGRYRVEEGPVGDPSGEAMVYRCADLEGGGAVALKHYHEKMSPKASVVTQLLSIRHRDIVAIRGWGVWAGRAYEVMDYCEGGSLADFMPFDEETLRRVCRSVVRGLHHLHQNGIIHRDIKPTNLFFLDAGRTDIVIGDFGVSSMMESGERVRKTASAHFFTLDYAAPELLDGKEVGPKTDYYALGVTLLHLRAGRSPFQGMDRTAVLGAHFRGRVPRPEGMSPAFARLISGLLRVSPESRWGYAQVRAWVKGEPVFTDEGVPDREEVAAGRRVPYRSLPEITTPREMARRMGDFDVKRDMLRGFVSQWVMLFDTGLGKEVARIEEQYADHLDLGAFKLKYLLDPTLPLEFGDSQAVNIEQLVTLLAAPFLSSRDELVKLFRAGCIEIWVKALGGDPAAVETLARRIRDVRVRVKDSDVALFALMHTLDPARPMAFGPARVKAPEELPGLIQGNPAQTGRLVNHLFSGRLAEWMRAVFPDRAEDAAFLDRCVREHTRADAELAVFRFCCHFDPETPFRLGISTAATPAELSAVIARTPQSMQDGARMLSRGWIRAWLVDTGRMKDTAAFDEVIADPVSSWSRKLEAVLKLLNPDMGGPVVLADAEELDGGRLTVEDTGTVRVNIFNGGRGHLSGTVILETVSAGFAMADVTIEGNAVTAVVHLTGQGLEPGSRQDARIVAETNGGRLVIPVHFEVARPGWRALGRTLRSGLVVAAVMGLFRLTVAAVDPARNLMVVPWPRGDEVLRGDRVLAYLVLLMLLTNAVIVGGLCLISVIRLNRSGDGGEGGG; translated from the coding sequence TTGACGGAGCGTTTCCCCGAAGAACGCGCCACCGAGCGGTTTGACGAGCCGCGCGCGACCGCGCGGTTCGAGGAGGCGGCCTCCGCAGACGCCGTTCCCCGGTCCGCGCCCGCACCCGGCGCGCTTGTTCCGGGAGAGACGGTGGACGGGCGGTACCGGGTGGAGGAGGGCCCCGTCGGCGATCCGTCGGGGGAGGCCATGGTCTACCGCTGCGCCGACCTCGAGGGCGGGGGCGCGGTCGCGCTGAAGCACTACCACGAGAAGATGTCCCCCAAGGCCTCTGTCGTCACGCAGCTTTTGTCCATCCGGCACCGGGACATAGTGGCCATCCGCGGATGGGGCGTGTGGGCCGGGCGGGCCTACGAGGTCATGGACTACTGCGAGGGGGGAAGCCTGGCGGACTTCATGCCTTTTGACGAGGAGACGCTGCGGCGGGTGTGCCGCAGTGTGGTGCGCGGGCTGCACCACCTGCACCAGAACGGGATCATCCACCGGGACATCAAGCCCACGAACCTGTTTTTCCTCGACGCCGGCCGGACCGACATCGTCATCGGCGATTTCGGCGTGAGCTCCATGATGGAGTCCGGCGAGCGCGTGCGCAAGACGGCCAGCGCGCACTTCTTCACCCTGGACTACGCCGCCCCCGAACTGCTCGACGGCAAGGAGGTCGGCCCCAAGACGGACTACTACGCCCTGGGCGTCACGCTGCTGCACCTGCGGGCGGGGCGGTCGCCCTTTCAGGGCATGGACCGCACCGCCGTGCTCGGCGCGCATTTCCGGGGCCGGGTGCCGCGGCCCGAGGGCATGTCCCCCGCCTTCGCGCGGCTCATCAGCGGCCTGCTGCGCGTGAGCCCCGAATCGCGCTGGGGCTACGCCCAGGTGCGTGCGTGGGTCAAGGGCGAGCCCGTCTTCACGGACGAGGGGGTTCCCGACCGCGAGGAGGTGGCCGCCGGCCGCCGCGTTCCCTACCGCAGCCTGCCCGAAATCACCACGCCCCGGGAAATGGCCCGGCGGATGGGCGACTTCGACGTGAAGCGGGACATGTTGCGCGGATTTGTCTCCCAGTGGGTCATGCTCTTCGACACCGGCCTCGGGAAAGAGGTCGCCCGCATCGAGGAGCAGTACGCCGACCACCTGGACCTCGGCGCCTTCAAGCTGAAGTACCTGCTCGACCCGACGCTCCCCCTGGAGTTTGGCGACAGCCAGGCGGTGAACATTGAGCAGCTGGTCACCCTGCTGGCCGCCCCCTTCCTGTCCAGCCGGGACGAGCTGGTGAAACTGTTCCGCGCGGGATGCATCGAAATCTGGGTGAAGGCCCTGGGGGGCGACCCGGCGGCGGTTGAAACCCTCGCCCGGCGCATCCGGGACGTCCGGGTCCGCGTGAAGGATTCCGATGTCGCCCTGTTCGCCCTCATGCACACCCTGGACCCCGCCCGGCCGATGGCCTTCGGACCCGCGCGCGTCAAGGCCCCCGAGGAGCTTCCGGGGCTGATTCAGGGCAATCCCGCGCAAACCGGCAGGCTGGTCAACCACCTGTTCAGCGGACGCCTCGCCGAGTGGATGCGCGCGGTGTTTCCGGACCGCGCCGAGGATGCGGCGTTTTTGGACCGCTGCGTCCGGGAGCACACCCGGGCCGACGCGGAACTGGCGGTCTTCCGCTTCTGCTGCCATTTCGACCCGGAGACCCCTTTCCGTCTGGGCATTTCCACCGCCGCCACGCCCGCCGAGCTCTCCGCCGTCATCGCGCGCACGCCCCAGAGCATGCAGGACGGCGCGCGGATGCTGTCCCGCGGCTGGATCCGCGCCTGGCTTGTTGATACGGGGCGCATGAAGGACACAGCGGCCTTTGACGAGGTGATCGCCGATCCCGTCTCCTCGTGGAGCCGGAAGCTGGAGGCGGTGCTCAAGCTGCTCAACCCCGACATGGGGGGGCCCGTCGTGCTGGCCGACGCGGAGGAGCTGGACGGCGGGCGGCTCACGGTGGAGGACACGGGGACTGTCCGGGTGAACATTTTCAACGGCGGCCGCGGCCACCTCTCCGGCACGGTCATCCTCGAGACGGTCTCCGCCGGGTTCGCCATGGCCGATGTGACCATCGAGGGCAACGCCGTCACGGCGGTGGTGCATTTGACGGGGCAGGGGTTGGAGCCCGGATCCCGGCAGGACGCGCGTATTGTCGCCGAAACCAACGGGGGACGTCTCGTCATCCCCGTCCATTTCGAGGTGGCCCGGCCCGGCTGGCGCGCCCTGGGAAGAACGCTGCGGTCCGGCCTGGTCGTTGCGGCGGTCATGGGCCTGTTCCGGCTTACCGTCGCCGCGGTGGACCCCGCGCGGAACCTGATGGTCGTCCCCTGGCCGCGCGGTGATGAGGTTCTTCGGGGGGACAGGGTTCTTGCGTATCTCGTGCTCCTGATGCTGCTGACCAACGCGGTCATCGTGGGGGGGCTGTGTCTGATCTCTGTGATCCGCCTGAACCGGTCCGGCGACGGCGGGGAGGGCGGCGGATGA